A single genomic interval of Pseudochaenichthys georgianus chromosome 3, fPseGeo1.2, whole genome shotgun sequence harbors:
- the LOC117463731 gene encoding fatty acyl-CoA hydrolase precursor, medium chain-like encodes MTFRGIQTFFFLTSVLFLDVAADPHAPEVHTKLGSLRGQTLSVKGQESGVHAYLGIPFAKPPVGPALRLAAPQPAEGWEGVRDATKQPPMCVQYKKFALDVLEKLGGLVMDLPDISEDCLYLNIYTPADRTPDAKLPVMVWIHGGGFAMGSASTFDGSALAAYQDMVVVLIQYRLGLLGFLSTGDEHMSGNFGMLDQVEALRWIQQHIHNFGGNPDVVTIFGESAGGVSVSLLLLSPLSDGLFHHAIAESGTAGMDIIVVKDPLPAAQMVANMSGCSLESTQKIADCMRIVDIKTIEALGEDQTLRISVNIDGHFLRKTVDELFRAHELLTVPFMTGINNDEGGWMLADFFAPPNWTEGIDKEHVMNPLYLFFPNPEDAIIRELVLEEYIGTGEDRVKNRDGFTELLGDMMFNIPAIKTASVHRDAGADVYLYEYQYPPQILKSRRPSFVGSDHGDEVFTVLGLCFTTTHVTLSEPCTEEEEQLSRKMMSYWSNFAHTGSPNGDGLAHWPKYGTGEEYLSIDLKEQVAGQHLREKRFVFLTQTLPEKIRQHKEKMERNEL; translated from the exons ATGACGTTCCGTGGAATACAAACCTTCTTCTTTCTGACGTCTGTGTTATTCCTGGATGTTGCTGCAGATCCACATG CACCTGAAGTCCACACAAAGCTGGGGAGCCTGAGAGGTCAGACTCTGAGTGTCAAGGGGCAGGAGAGTGGGGTCCATGCCTACCTGGGTATCCCATTTGCCAAGCCACCTGTGGGCCCTGCTCTGAGACTGGCTGCCCCCCAGCCTGCGGAGGGATGGGAAGGAGTGAGAGATGCCACCAAGCAGCCACCCAT GTGTGTTCAATATAAAAAGTTCGCCTTAGATGTGTTGGAAAAACTTGGTGGCCTGGTCATGGACTTGCCAGACATTTCAGAGGACTGCCTTTACCTCAATATTTACACTCCTGCCGACAGAACTCCCGATGCCAAGCTTCCA GTCATGGTCTGGATTCATGGTGGAGGCTTTGCTATGGGGTCAGCTTCTACGTTTGACGGCTCCGCCCTGGCTGCCTACCAGGATATGGTCGTAGTTCTGATCCAGTACCGTTTGGGACTTCTGGGCTTTCTCAG CACTGGAGATGAGCACATGTCTGGGAACTTTGGCATGCTGGACCAGGTAGAAGCTCTGAGGTGGATCCAGCAGCACATTCACAACTTTGGAGGAAACCCAGACGTAGTTACAATATTTGGGGAGTCTGCTGGCGGAGTGAGCGTATCGTTACTG CTCCTCTCACCGCTGTCTGATGGCCTCTTCCACCATGCCATTGCTGAGAGTGGCACTGCTGGAATGGATATTATTGTTGTAAAGGATCCTCTACCAGCAGCACAG ATGGTGGCAAATATGTCTGGCTGTAGCCTCGAAAGCACACAGAAGATCGCTGATTGCATGAGAATCGTCGACATAAAAACTATTGAGGCTTTGGGAGAG GATCAAACCTTGAGAATCTCTGTAAATATTGATGGACACTTCCTGAGAAAAACAGTGGACGAGCTTTTCCGTGCACATGAACTTCTTACCGTACCATTCATGACCGGCATTAATAATGATGAAGGGGGCTGGATGCTTGCTGAT TTTTTTGCTCCTCCAAACTGGACAGAGGGGATAGATAAGGAGCATGTGATGAACCCTCTGTACCTCTTCTTCCCTAAT CCCGAAGATGCAATCATTAGAGAGTTAGTGTTGGAGGAATATATTGGAACGGGTGAAGATCGTGTGAAGAATAGAGACGGGTTCACCGAGCTGTTAGGGGATATGATGTTTAACATTCCTGCCATTAAGACGGCTAGTGTCCACAGAG ATGCAGGTGCTGATGTATACCTGTATGAGTACCAGTATCCTCCACAAATCCTGAAGTCAAGAAGGCCAAGCTTTGTTGGGAGTGACCACGGAGATGAGGTCTTTACAGTTCTCGGATTGTGCTTTACAACTACCCATGTCACATTGTCCG AGCCATGCACTGAGGAGGAGGAACAGCTTAGCAGAAAAATGATGAGCTATTGGAGCAACTTTGCTCACACAGG gTCTCCTAATGGGGATGGGCTGGCCCACTGGCCAAAGTACGGCACAGGAGAAGAATACTTGTCAATTGATTTAAAGGAGCAGGTAGCTGGCCAGCACCTTAGGGAGAAGCGGTTTGTCTTCCTGACTCAGACTCTGCCAGAGAAGATCCGACAACACAAAGAGAAGATGGAGCGCAACGAGCTGTAG